Part of the Tepiditoga spiralis genome, AGCATTTCCTATGATATTTACTAGAATTTGAGTAAATTTTGTAGTATCTGTTTCAATAAACTCTGGAATATTTGCTTCATACTTTATATTTAATTCTACATCTGGAGAAGTTAATGGTTCAACTATAGAAACAGATTCAAACATTATTTGTTTAAAATTTATTTTTTCAATACTTATTTTATTTTCTCTATTTAGTTTGTTAAAAGTAGAAATATCATTTATTAAAGAATTCATATGTTTTGAAGAAGCGTATATTTTTTTTACATGAATTCTCAATTCTTTTTCTTCTATATCTCTATTTCTAAGTATGTATTCCGCATATCCTAATGCTGAAGTTAATGGTGTCCTTAATTCATGAGTTATAAAACTCCAATAAACACTATTTAATTCATTTGCTTCTCTTTCTTTATCTCTTGAAGCTTTCAAAGTTAAAAAAGTAGATGCAAAATTACTAAAAACTTGTAATATTCTTTTGGATTCTTCTGAAAAGGATTTTATTAAGAAATTATCTATATATATGTGTCCAACTATTTTTTTATGTATTTTTAATGGAACAATTAATGTTGTCACACTTTTAGTAAATTTGTTTGATTTATCTGAATAAAGTTCTTGAGGTTTCATTTTAGCGTTTTCTATATTTTTGACTTCAATTATTTCGTCTTTTTCTAATGTTTTATAAATATAAGATTCTTCAATTGGTATTTCAACTTTTGAAATTGAATCATCATAACAATATCCAACCATTCCTTTATAAAGAGACCCATTTATTTTCCATATTGAACCACATTCTGCTTCCGGAATGCTTTTAATAGCAGCACTAAGAAGTTTTTTAAAAAAATCTTTTTCGCTT contains:
- a CDS encoding GAF domain-containing sensor histidine kinase — protein: MSSDIYFKSFKEMAELSSIITGTESEKDFFKKLLSAAIKSIPEAECGSIWKINGSLYKGMVGYCYDDSISKVEIPIEESYIYKTLEKDEIIEVKNIENAKMKPQELYSDKSNKFTKSVTTLIVPLKIHKKIVGHIYIDNFLIKSFSEESKRILQVFSNFASTFLTLKASRDKEREANELNSVYWSFITHELRTPLTSALGYAEYILRNRDIEEKELRIHVKKIYASSKHMNSLINDISTFNKLNRENKISIEKINFKQIMFESVSIVEPLTSPDVELNIKYEANIPEFIETDTTKFTQILVNIIGNAIKYTDYGYVDVKVSYDKNKKLFIIHVEDSGPGIPKDKLEDIFKPFIRLSKDKPGSGLGLAIVKKTIKLLGGDLNIVSEVGYGTKFTIKIPHSLKVF